Proteins encoded together in one Streptomyces umbrinus window:
- the aceE gene encoding pyruvate dehydrogenase (acetyl-transferring), homodimeric type, with amino-acid sequence MASGPDRNPIIIGGLPSQVPDFDPEETQEWLDSLDAAVDQRGRERARYLMLRLIERAREKRVAVPEMRSTDYVNTIATKDEPFFPGNEEIERKILNATRWNAAVMVSRAQRPGIGVGGHIATFASSASLYDVGFNHFFRGKDEGDGGDQIFFQGHASPGIYARAFMLDRLSEQQLDAFRQEKSKAPNGLSSYPHPRSMPDFWEFPTVSMGLGPLGAIFQARMNRYMEARGIADTSKSHVWAFLGDGEMDEPESLGQLSIAAREGLDNLTFVVNCNLQRLDGPVRGNGKIIQELESQFRGAGWNVIKLVWDRSWDPLLAQDRDGVLVNQLNTTPDGQFQTYATETGSYIREHFFGHDHRLRAMVENMTDDQILHLGRGGHDHKKVYAAYAAAKAHSGQPTVILAQTVKGWTLGPNFEGRNATHQMKKLTVADLKGFRDRLHLPISDQELESGAPPYYHPGRNSEEIQYMHDRRKGLGGYVPTRVVRSKPLALPEDKTYASVKKGSGQQSIATTMAFVRLLKDLMRDKEIGKRFVLIAPDEYRTFGMDSFFPSAKIYNPLGQQYEAVDRDLLLAYKESPTGQMLHDGISEAGCTASLIAAGSAYATHGEPLIPVYVFYSMFGFQRTGDQFWQMADQLSRGFVLGATAGRTTLTGEGLQHADGHSQLLASTNPGCVAYDPAYGFEIAHIVKDGLRRMYGSSDEHPHGEDVFYYLTVYNEPIQHPAEPEGVDVDGILKGIHRFAEGTSGSIPAQIMASGVAVPWAVEAQRMLAEDWNVRADVWSATSWNELRREAVEVERHNLLHPEEEQRVPYVTRKLSGAQGPFVAVSDWMRSVPDQIARWVPGTYQSLGADGFGFADTRGAARRFFHIDAQSIVVGVLTELAREGKVDRSVLKQAIDRYQLLDVASADPGAAGGDA; translated from the coding sequence GTGGCTTCCGGACCCGATCGCAACCCGATCATCATTGGCGGCCTTCCGAGTCAGGTCCCTGACTTCGATCCAGAAGAGACCCAGGAGTGGCTCGACTCCCTCGACGCCGCCGTCGACCAGCGGGGCCGGGAGCGGGCCCGCTATCTCATGCTGCGGCTGATCGAACGGGCCCGCGAGAAGCGCGTGGCCGTGCCGGAGATGCGCAGCACGGACTACGTCAACACCATCGCCACCAAGGACGAGCCGTTCTTCCCCGGCAACGAGGAGATCGAGCGCAAGATCCTGAACGCGACCCGCTGGAACGCGGCCGTGATGGTGTCCAGGGCCCAGCGCCCCGGAATCGGCGTCGGCGGTCACATCGCCACCTTCGCGTCCTCCGCCTCCCTCTACGACGTGGGCTTCAACCACTTCTTCCGCGGCAAGGACGAGGGCGACGGCGGCGACCAGATCTTCTTCCAGGGGCACGCCTCCCCCGGAATCTACGCCCGCGCGTTCATGCTGGACCGGCTGAGCGAGCAGCAGCTCGACGCCTTCCGCCAGGAGAAGTCAAAGGCGCCGAACGGCCTGTCGTCGTACCCGCACCCGCGGTCGATGCCGGACTTCTGGGAGTTCCCGACGGTCTCGATGGGCCTCGGTCCGCTCGGCGCGATCTTCCAGGCGCGAATGAACCGCTACATGGAGGCGCGCGGTATCGCGGACACCTCCAAGTCCCACGTTTGGGCGTTTCTCGGTGACGGCGAGATGGACGAGCCCGAGTCGCTCGGCCAGCTGTCCATCGCCGCGCGCGAGGGCCTGGACAACCTCACGTTCGTCGTCAACTGCAACCTCCAGCGCCTCGACGGTCCTGTGCGCGGCAACGGAAAGATCATCCAGGAGCTGGAGTCGCAGTTCCGCGGCGCCGGCTGGAACGTCATCAAGCTGGTCTGGGACCGCAGTTGGGACCCGCTGCTCGCGCAGGACCGCGACGGCGTGCTCGTCAACCAGCTGAACACCACGCCCGACGGACAGTTCCAGACGTACGCCACCGAGACGGGCTCGTACATCCGCGAGCACTTCTTCGGTCACGACCACCGGCTGCGGGCGATGGTCGAGAACATGACCGACGACCAGATCCTGCACCTGGGCCGCGGCGGTCACGACCACAAGAAGGTCTACGCGGCGTACGCGGCGGCCAAGGCGCACAGCGGCCAGCCGACCGTGATCCTCGCGCAGACGGTCAAGGGCTGGACGCTCGGCCCGAACTTCGAGGGCCGCAACGCCACGCACCAGATGAAGAAGCTGACGGTCGCCGACCTCAAGGGCTTCCGCGACCGGCTGCACCTGCCGATCTCCGACCAGGAGCTGGAGTCCGGCGCGCCGCCGTACTACCACCCGGGCCGGAACTCGGAGGAGATCCAGTACATGCACGACCGCCGCAAGGGGCTCGGCGGGTACGTCCCGACGCGCGTCGTGCGGTCGAAGCCGCTCGCGCTGCCCGAGGACAAGACGTACGCGAGTGTGAAGAAGGGTTCGGGTCAGCAGTCGATCGCCACCACCATGGCGTTCGTACGGCTGCTCAAGGACCTCATGCGGGACAAGGAGATCGGCAAGCGGTTCGTGCTGATCGCGCCCGACGAGTACCGCACGTTCGGCATGGACTCGTTCTTCCCGAGCGCGAAGATCTACAACCCGCTCGGCCAGCAGTACGAGGCCGTGGACCGCGATCTGCTCCTCGCGTACAAGGAGTCGCCGACCGGGCAGATGCTGCACGACGGCATCTCCGAGGCGGGCTGTACGGCCTCGCTGATCGCGGCCGGTTCGGCGTACGCCACGCACGGCGAGCCGCTCATCCCGGTGTACGTCTTCTACTCGATGTTCGGTTTCCAGCGCACCGGCGACCAGTTCTGGCAGATGGCCGACCAGTTGTCGCGCGGCTTCGTACTGGGCGCGACCGCCGGTCGTACGACTCTGACCGGTGAGGGTCTGCAGCACGCGGACGGGCACTCGCAGTTGCTCGCCTCGACGAACCCGGGGTGCGTCGCGTACGACCCGGCCTACGGGTTCGAGATCGCGCACATCGTGAAGGACGGGCTGCGGCGGATGTACGGCTCGTCCGACGAGCACCCGCACGGCGAGGACGTCTTCTACTACCTCACCGTCTACAACGAGCCGATCCAGCACCCCGCCGAGCCCGAGGGCGTCGATGTCGACGGCATCCTGAAGGGCATCCACCGCTTCGCGGAGGGCACTTCGGGCTCCATCCCGGCACAGATCATGGCGTCCGGTGTCGCCGTACCGTGGGCCGTCGAGGCCCAGCGGATGCTCGCCGAGGACTGGAACGTACGGGCCGACGTCTGGTCGGCGACCTCCTGGAACGAGCTGCGGCGCGAGGCCGTCGAGGTGGAGCGGCACAATCTGCTGCACCCCGAGGAGGAGCAGCGCGTTCCCTATGTGACACGGAAACTGTCCGGGGCGCAGGGGCCGTTCGTCGCCGTCTCCGACTGGATGCGGTCGGTTCCGGACCAGATCGCTCGCTGGGTGCCGGGGACCTACCAGTCGCTGGGCGCCGACGGATTCGGCTTCGCCGATACCCGGGGGGCTGCCCGGCGGTTCTTCCACATCGACGCGCAGTCGATCGTGGTGGGGGTGCTGACGGAGCTCGCGCGCGAGGGCAAGGTCGACCGGTCCGTGCTCAAGCAGGCGATCGATCGGTATCAGTTGCTGGATGTGGCTTCTGCGGATCCTGGTGCTGCGGGTGGGGATGCGTAG
- a CDS encoding DUF3052 domain-containing protein: MSATADHAEERTSLATRLGFQPEQVVQEIGFDDDVDQELREAIEEVIGSELMDEEYDDVADAVVLWFRDDDGDLTDALVDATTYVEEGGAVLLLTPKTGRDGYVEPSDIAEAATTAGLSQTKSISVGKDWSGTRLATPKAAKSKR; the protein is encoded by the coding sequence GTGAGCGCGACCGCGGACCACGCGGAGGAGCGGACGAGCCTGGCCACCAGGCTGGGATTCCAGCCCGAGCAGGTGGTCCAGGAGATCGGCTTCGACGACGACGTCGACCAGGAGCTCCGCGAGGCCATTGAAGAAGTCATCGGCAGCGAGCTCATGGACGAGGAGTACGACGACGTCGCCGACGCCGTAGTGCTCTGGTTCCGTGACGACGACGGCGACCTGACGGACGCGCTGGTGGATGCCACCACGTACGTCGAAGAGGGCGGCGCCGTCCTGCTGCTGACGCCGAAGACCGGCCGAGACGGGTATGTGGAGCCCAGCGACATCGCGGAAGCCGCGACGACCGCGGGTCTGTCCCAGACCAAGAGCATCAGCGTGGGGAAGGACTGGAGCGGGACCCGGCTGGCTACGCCGAAGGCGGCCAAGTCAAAGCGGTGA
- a CDS encoding peroxiredoxin, with protein MTIEVGDKAPDFELKDNHGATVKLSDFRGSRGAKNVVLLFYPFAFTGVCTGELCALRDNLPKFSDRDTQLLAVSNDSIHTLRVFAEQEGLEYPLLSDFWPHGEVSRAYGVFAEDKGCAVRGTFVIDKEGIVRWTVVNALPDARDLNAYVTALDGL; from the coding sequence ATGACGATCGAGGTCGGCGACAAGGCCCCGGACTTCGAGCTGAAGGACAACCACGGCGCCACCGTGAAGCTCTCGGATTTTCGCGGTTCTCGCGGCGCGAAGAACGTGGTGCTGCTCTTCTACCCCTTCGCCTTCACCGGCGTCTGCACGGGCGAACTCTGCGCCCTGCGGGACAACCTGCCGAAGTTCTCCGACCGCGACACCCAGCTGCTCGCCGTCTCCAACGACTCCATCCACACCCTGCGCGTCTTCGCCGAGCAGGAGGGCCTGGAGTACCCGCTGCTGTCCGACTTCTGGCCGCACGGCGAGGTCTCGCGCGCGTACGGGGTCTTCGCGGAGGACAAGGGCTGCGCGGTGCGCGGCACCTTCGTCATCGACAAGGAGGGCATCGTCCGCTGGACCGTTGTCAACGCCCTGCCGGACGCCCGTGACCTGAACGCGTACGTGACGGCGCTCGACGGCCTGTGA
- a CDS encoding TerD family protein produces MGVSLSKGGNVSLSKEAPGLTAVIIGLGWDIRTTTGTDFDLDASAILTNAEGKVSSDANFVFFNNLKSPDGSVEHTGDNTTGEGEGDDEQIKVNLAGVPADIEKIVFPVSIYDAENRQQSFGQVRNAFIRVVNQAGEAEIARYDLSEDASTETAMVFGELYRHGAEWKFRAIGQGYASGLRGIAQDFGVNV; encoded by the coding sequence GTGGGAGTCAGCCTCAGCAAGGGCGGCAACGTATCGCTGTCGAAGGAGGCCCCGGGACTGACCGCGGTCATCATCGGTCTGGGGTGGGACATCCGCACCACCACCGGTACCGACTTCGACCTGGACGCCAGCGCCATCCTGACGAACGCGGAGGGCAAGGTCAGCAGTGACGCCAACTTCGTGTTCTTCAACAACCTGAAGAGCCCCGACGGCTCGGTCGAGCACACCGGTGACAACACCACCGGTGAGGGCGAGGGCGACGACGAGCAGATCAAGGTCAACCTCGCCGGCGTCCCGGCCGACATCGAGAAGATCGTCTTCCCGGTCTCGATCTACGACGCCGAGAACCGCCAGCAGTCGTTCGGCCAGGTGCGCAACGCGTTCATCCGCGTCGTGAACCAGGCGGGCGAGGCGGAGATCGCCCGGTACGACCTTTCCGAGGACGCCTCCACGGAGACCGCGATGGTCTTCGGCGAGCTGTACCGCCACGGCGCGGAGTGGAAGTTCCGTGCCATCGGTCAGGGGTATGCCTCAGGTCTGCGCGGCATCGCGCAGGACTTCGGCGTCAACGTCTGA
- a CDS encoding TerD family protein — translation MGVTLAKGGNVSLSKAAPNLTQVMIGLGWDARSTTGADFDLDASALLCNSGRVLGDEWFIFYNQLKSPDGSVEHTGDNLTGEGDGDDESLLIDLSKVPANVDKIVFPVSIHDADNRGQTFGQVSNAFIRVVNQADGQELARYDLSEDASTETAMIFGEVYRYGAEWKFRAVGQGYASGLRGIALDFGVNVS, via the coding sequence ATGGGCGTCACGCTCGCCAAGGGGGGCAATGTCTCCCTCTCCAAGGCCGCACCGAACCTCACACAGGTGATGATCGGGCTCGGCTGGGACGCACGCTCGACCACCGGAGCAGACTTCGACCTCGATGCCAGCGCGCTGCTGTGCAACTCGGGGCGGGTGCTCGGTGACGAGTGGTTCATCTTCTACAACCAGCTCAAGAGCCCCGACGGCTCGGTCGAGCACACCGGGGACAACCTCACGGGTGAGGGCGACGGCGACGACGAGTCTCTCCTGATCGACCTCTCCAAGGTGCCCGCCAACGTCGACAAGATCGTCTTCCCGGTCTCCATCCATGACGCCGACAACCGCGGCCAGACCTTCGGTCAGGTCAGCAACGCCTTCATCCGCGTCGTCAACCAGGCCGACGGCCAGGAACTCGCCCGCTACGACCTCTCCGAGGACGCCTCCACGGAGACCGCGATGATCTTCGGCGAGGTCTACCGCTACGGCGCGGAGTGGAAGTTCCGCGCGGTGGGACAGGGGTACGCGTCCGGACTGCGGGGCATCGCCCTGGACTTCGGGGTCAACGTCTCGTAG
- a CDS encoding DUF475 domain-containing protein produces MVLKTFGWSFAVTALGLVAAVLIDGWTAFGIVLILSILEISLSFDNAVVNAGILKKMSAFWQRIFLTVGILIAVFGMRLVFPVVIVAISASLGPIEAVDLALNDADRYQELVTDAHPSIAAFGGMFLLMIFLDFIFEDRDIKWLGWLERPLAKLGKVDMLSACIALIVLLITALYLAPKAHLHAGSADKAETVLLSGIAGLITYLVVGGLSGFFENRLEEAEEREHEEEEEAKRSGKQVSAGALVGKAAFFMFLYLEVLDASFSFDGVIGAFAITNDIILMALGLGIGAMYVRSLTVYLVRQGTLDDYVYLEHGAHYAIGALAGILLITIRFEVNEIVTGLIGVVLIAWSFWSSVRRNRAIAAAEGKAEASDDKAEISSGV; encoded by the coding sequence GTGGTTCTGAAAACCTTCGGCTGGTCGTTCGCGGTCACCGCGCTCGGCTTGGTCGCAGCGGTGCTGATCGACGGATGGACCGCGTTCGGGATCGTGCTGATCCTGTCCATCCTCGAGATCTCGCTGTCCTTCGACAACGCTGTGGTCAACGCCGGAATCCTGAAGAAGATGAGTGCCTTCTGGCAGCGGATCTTCCTCACCGTCGGCATCCTGATCGCCGTCTTCGGAATGCGGCTCGTCTTCCCCGTCGTGATCGTCGCGATCAGCGCCTCCCTCGGCCCCATCGAGGCGGTCGACCTGGCGCTCAACGACGCCGACCGCTACCAGGAACTGGTCACGGACGCCCACCCGTCGATCGCGGCCTTCGGTGGCATGTTCCTGCTGATGATCTTCCTCGACTTCATCTTCGAGGACCGTGACATCAAGTGGCTCGGCTGGCTGGAGCGCCCGCTGGCCAAGCTCGGCAAGGTCGACATGCTGTCGGCCTGCATCGCCCTGATCGTCCTGCTGATCACCGCGCTGTACCTCGCCCCGAAGGCCCACCTGCACGCCGGGTCCGCCGACAAGGCGGAGACGGTCCTGCTCTCCGGCATCGCCGGCCTCATCACCTACCTCGTGGTCGGCGGGCTCTCCGGCTTCTTCGAGAACCGTCTCGAGGAAGCGGAGGAGCGCGAGCACGAGGAAGAGGAGGAGGCCAAGCGCAGCGGCAAGCAGGTCTCCGCGGGGGCACTCGTCGGCAAGGCCGCCTTCTTCATGTTCCTGTACCTCGAGGTCCTGGACGCGTCGTTCTCCTTCGACGGCGTCATCGGCGCCTTCGCCATCACGAACGACATCATCCTGATGGCCCTCGGCCTCGGCATCGGCGCCATGTACGTCCGGTCGCTCACGGTCTACCTGGTCCGCCAGGGCACCCTCGACGACTACGTCTACCTGGAGCACGGCGCGCACTACGCGATCGGCGCCCTCGCCGGCATCCTGCTCATCACGATCCGCTTCGAGGTCAACGAGATCGTCACCGGCCTCATCGGTGTCGTCCTCATCGCCTGGTCCTTCTGGTCCTCCGTGCGCCGCAACCGGGCGATCGCGGCCGCAGAGGGAAAAGCTGAGGCCTCGGACGACAAGGCTGAGATCTCGTCCGGGGTGTGA
- a CDS encoding TerD family protein, whose translation MSFWEGLWRGRSTDFDSGSAATNAIELTKRNQTISLTKQGAATGNLRINLSWRMRTSDIGGSQRDSLLRHPFKAFKPDVVQAHTQSMVNVDLDLGCMYELADGTKGVVQPLGGFLGELNGAPYVKLSGDDRFGSGSGETIFVNLDHREQIKRLLVFVYIYDQTPAFDRTHAIVTLFPSNGPRIEIGLDERHSQARSCAVVMIENVKNELVVRREVKFVYGFQAELDRLYGWGLQWGRGYKTKADR comes from the coding sequence ATGAGCTTCTGGGAAGGCTTGTGGCGCGGCCGGTCGACGGACTTCGACTCGGGCAGCGCGGCGACCAACGCCATAGAACTGACCAAACGGAACCAGACCATCTCGCTCACCAAACAGGGCGCCGCCACCGGCAACCTCCGCATCAACCTGTCCTGGCGGATGCGCACCTCCGACATCGGCGGTTCCCAGCGGGACAGCCTGCTGCGCCACCCCTTCAAGGCCTTCAAGCCGGACGTGGTGCAGGCGCACACCCAGAGCATGGTCAACGTCGACCTCGACCTGGGCTGCATGTACGAGCTCGCGGACGGCACCAAGGGAGTCGTACAGCCACTGGGCGGCTTTCTGGGCGAGCTCAACGGCGCGCCGTACGTGAAACTCAGCGGTGACGACCGCTTCGGCTCCGGCTCGGGCGAGACGATCTTCGTCAACCTCGATCACCGCGAGCAGATAAAGCGGCTCCTGGTCTTCGTCTACATCTACGACCAGACCCCCGCATTCGACCGTACGCACGCGATCGTGACGCTCTTCCCGAGCAACGGGCCCCGGATCGAGATCGGCCTCGACGAACGGCACTCGCAGGCCAGGTCCTGCGCGGTGGTCATGATCGAGAACGTCAAGAACGAACTGGTGGTGCGTCGCGAGGTGAAGTTCGTGTACGGGTTCCAGGCGGAGCTCGACCGGCTCTACGGCTGGGGCCTGCAGTGGGGTCGCGGCTACAAGACGAAAGCCGACCGCTGA
- a CDS encoding TerD family protein yields the protein MTHAMLKGSNVPLDATAVRAVLRWTPGRGVPDVDASALLLGLDGRVRSDEDFVFYNQPRHPSGKVWRLGKKRVNEGLAEGLTDTIQSDLVGVDNGVGRILLVASADGVTFDRVSALRILLYDAVLGDAEPVAYFDIKPQTGEETALVCGELYRRGEGWKFRALGEGYTNGLQGLASDYGISVDESEVGDPSASALPGPPAGAQPLPLPPEQPTQLPPMPQQPSYGYPPAAAGPEPTRQQPPAVQPAYGYPQPTSQPAYGYPQTAPSQPAPATAHSGYGYPQPVAPLPDPDFRLPPQGPQFIGR from the coding sequence ATGACGCACGCGATGCTGAAGGGGTCGAACGTCCCGCTGGACGCCACTGCGGTGCGCGCCGTGCTGCGCTGGACGCCGGGACGGGGTGTCCCGGACGTGGATGCCTCCGCGCTGCTCCTCGGCCTCGACGGTCGTGTGCGGTCCGACGAGGACTTCGTTTTCTACAACCAGCCCCGGCATCCCTCGGGCAAGGTCTGGCGACTCGGCAAGAAGCGCGTGAACGAGGGTCTCGCCGAGGGGCTCACCGACACGATTCAGTCGGATCTCGTCGGCGTTGACAATGGAGTGGGCCGAATTCTCCTTGTCGCTTCGGCCGACGGCGTCACCTTCGACCGGGTCAGCGCCCTGCGGATCCTGCTGTACGACGCCGTTCTCGGGGACGCCGAGCCGGTGGCGTACTTCGACATCAAGCCACAGACCGGCGAGGAGACCGCGCTGGTCTGCGGCGAGCTGTACCGCCGCGGCGAGGGCTGGAAGTTCCGGGCGCTCGGCGAGGGCTATACGAACGGCCTGCAGGGGCTGGCCTCCGACTACGGCATCTCGGTGGACGAGTCCGAGGTCGGGGACCCGTCGGCGTCCGCCCTGCCCGGCCCGCCCGCCGGCGCGCAGCCGCTGCCGCTGCCGCCGGAGCAGCCCACGCAACTGCCCCCGATGCCCCAGCAGCCGTCGTACGGCTATCCACCGGCCGCGGCGGGCCCGGAGCCCACCCGGCAGCAGCCGCCCGCCGTGCAGCCCGCCTACGGCTACCCACAGCCCACCAGCCAGCCCGCCTACGGCTACCCGCAGACGGCCCCGTCCCAGCCCGCCCCGGCAACCGCCCACTCCGGCTACGGCTACCCCCAGCCGGTGGCCCCCCTCCCCGACCCGGACTTCAGGCTGCCCCCACAGGGCCCCCAGTTCATCGGTCGATAG
- a CDS encoding HpcH/HpaI aldolase/citrate lyase family protein, whose translation MRHFGHIAPEVRERLFHQEPCVFTADSPARMLAVALGATLYSPATRPKLADDIVKQTGRGVVSMVLCLEDSIDDAEVPEAEANLVRQFADLAERCPETELPLLFVRVRAPEQIPDLVRRLGESVRLLSGFVLPKFTEERGIPFLEALTAAEAASGRRLFAMPVLESPDLLYRESRAETLDGIFRAVDKYRDRVLALRLGVTDFCSAYGLRRAPDMTAYDVQIVASVIADVVNVLGRADGTGFTVTGPVWEYFRVQERMFKPQLRRSPFTPEAEDLRALLIEHDMDGLLREISLDRANGLQGKTCIHPSHVLPVHALSVVSHEEFSDAQDILRPERGGGGVLRSAYTNKMNEVKPHRAWAERTLQRAEVFGVANEDIGFVELLAAGIPG comes from the coding sequence ATGCGTCATTTCGGGCACATCGCCCCTGAGGTGCGGGAACGCCTCTTCCACCAGGAGCCGTGCGTGTTCACCGCGGACTCCCCGGCCAGAATGCTGGCCGTGGCTCTCGGAGCCACCCTCTACAGCCCTGCCACCAGGCCGAAGCTGGCCGACGACATCGTGAAGCAGACCGGCCGCGGTGTCGTCTCGATGGTGTTGTGCCTGGAGGACTCGATCGACGACGCGGAGGTTCCGGAAGCCGAGGCGAACCTGGTCCGGCAATTCGCCGACCTGGCCGAACGATGCCCGGAGACCGAGCTTCCGCTGCTGTTCGTCCGGGTCAGAGCGCCCGAGCAGATCCCCGACCTGGTCCGGCGGCTCGGCGAATCCGTCCGCCTGTTGTCCGGATTCGTACTGCCGAAGTTCACCGAGGAGCGGGGGATCCCGTTCCTGGAGGCACTCACCGCGGCCGAGGCCGCGAGCGGACGACGGCTGTTCGCGATGCCGGTCCTGGAATCGCCCGATCTGCTGTACCGCGAGTCGCGGGCGGAGACCCTCGACGGGATCTTCCGGGCCGTCGACAAGTACCGCGACCGCGTGCTCGCGCTGCGGCTCGGCGTCACCGACTTCTGCTCCGCGTACGGACTGCGCAGGGCGCCCGACATGACCGCGTACGACGTGCAGATCGTCGCGTCCGTGATCGCGGACGTGGTGAACGTGCTCGGCAGGGCCGACGGCACCGGATTCACGGTGACCGGGCCCGTCTGGGAGTACTTCAGGGTCCAGGAGCGCATGTTCAAGCCCCAGCTGCGGCGCAGCCCCTTCACCCCGGAGGCCGAGGACCTGCGCGCCCTGCTGATAGAGCACGACATGGACGGGCTGCTGCGGGAGATCTCCCTCGACCGGGCCAACGGACTGCAGGGCAAGACCTGCATCCACCCCTCGCACGTCCTGCCCGTGCACGCGCTGTCCGTCGTCAGTCACGAGGAGTTCAGCGACGCCCAGGACATCCTGCGGCCCGAGCGGGGCGGCGGGGGCGTGCTGCGGTCCGCGTACACGAACAAGATGAACGAAGTGAAGCCGCACCGCGCCTGGGCGGAGCGCACCCTCCAGCGGGCCGAGGTCTTCGGCGTCGCGAACGAGGACATCGGCTTCGTGGAACTGCTCGCCGCGGGAATCCCCGGCTGA